Part of the Coriobacteriia bacterium genome, GGCCGCATGCGCGTGCTCGAGGATCCGGGTGACATCCGCGCGGGCATGCGCACGCTGGTCTCGCAGCTCGAGTCGCCCGAGGACGAGGTGGAGATATGGGAGCGCAACAAGCTCGACACGCCAGAGGCGCTGAAGCGTTTCCGCATGCTGGTCTTCGAAATCGACGAGCTCACAGCCAAGACCGGGCAGTAGCCGCCCTCGCGTTCCGAGCAGGGTAGATTCCTCTTGAGGGACAGATCTCGAGGGGAGGCGGCGATCATGGCTGGCGTGGATCGACAGCACTACGCGCTGCAGACGATCTTCTCGTTCTTCCTCGGCCTGATGGTCTTGGCGTTTATCGGCGTTGGGGTGAACACGTTCTATCCGTCGCCAGCGACGCAGCGCGAGCAAGCTCAGCAGAAGATCGATCGTCAGATCGAGGCGATCACCTCGGTCAACCAGAACAAGAGCCTTGATGCGACGCAGCAGGCGCAGATCCAGAAGCTCCAAAACCAGCGCAACGCGCTCCAAGACGTCATCGATGCGGACATGAAGATCTGGGCGCGCAACACGAGCATCATCCTCGTGGTCTTCGCGACGCTAGTGATGGGGGTGTCGCTCGTTCGAAGCGAGCAGCTTCGAGTGCTTTCAAACGGGCTTCTGCTTGGCGGACTGTTCACGATGCTCTACGGCACCGGTTGGGTCATCTTCTCCGGCAACTCGACCGCTCGTTTCGTGGTGATTGCGTTCGCGCTTCTGGTCGCCATCGGACTGGGCTATCTGAAGTTCGTTCGCCGCCACGCCGAGACACCCATGCTCGCTGCGACCCCGTCCGAGACGGCGGGGTCGGCGGCTCCCAGCGATCTCGAAGCACGAGTTTCTGAGCTGGAGCGCAAGGCCGCGGCTGCCGCATCGGCGTTAGCGGGCCACGAGTCTGGGCGCGGCGAGTAGACGCCCAGACGCGGTGTTGTGCGGGATTCGGCTCGTTGGGTACAACCCGAAGAGGCGTTACCAAGCGTGGCTAGAAGGGGGAGCTTCACATGGATCTAGCCGTCGTAACCAGCCAACGCGCGGGTATTCCCGTGCTCGCATTCAGCGGCGACTTGGACGGAATCCTGGTCGATGAGTTCGAGCGGGCGGTGATCGAGACCGCCCAGGAGTCGTGTGGCTCCGTAATCGTCGACCTCGGCGGCGTGACCTACATCGACAGTCAGGCCTTTGGCAGGCTCCTCAAAGCACACGTTGTCTTGGAGACCTCCGGCGGCGACATTGCGATTGCCAGTAGCGGTGCCGATGTGACCCGCATCATACGGACGTTTGGTGCCGACTACCTGCTCGGCGTGTTTGACGACGTCGATTCGGCCGCAGCGTACCTGCAGCCGCTGATACCCCACGATTAGTAGGGAGTCGCGCGGGCCGCGCAGGGGGCTAGGCCTGCGTGCCGAAGCACTCCGAGTAGCTGGAGCACGCGCCACAACTGGGAGCCTTGCACGTGTGAAAGCCGCCCCACCGGCACAACTTGCGGTAGAGGAACTTCTTCCAGCGCATGTCCATGAGATTGTCGGCTGCGAATGGCTCGAAGTACGCCTCGAACAGCCTGCGAAGCACTCCGCGATTGGGAAGCTCCAGATCGCGCCAAAGGTGCTGCTCGCCGAGGCACGCAGCCGCAATCGCTCGCGCGACGACCTCGGCTTGCGCCGGATTGACTCCCGGCGTTGTCTGCAGCAGCAGCATCCCGACGATAGCGTCGAACTCGACGCGCCGCTCTTCGACCTGCTCGGCGAAGCGCGCCTCGACCGCTCCGTCCGAGAAACGCTCGACGGCCGCCGCCACTTCCAGGTCGCCTACCGCGGAAACCGAACTGCCCGTGGGCATTGCCTCGCCTGAAGCGCTGGGATCGTGGACGGTCGGCATCTCGGCCATCAGCTGGCTTCCAGGTCGTACTTGCGGATCTTGTAGCCGAGCTGGCGCGGGGTCACCCCGAGTTCGCGGGCGGCCTTGGCTTGCACGTAGGCGTGCTTGCGAAGTGCAGCGACGATGCGACGTCGCTCGAGCGCCTCGACCTCGTCCTCCAACGACATCCCCGCGCCGCCGCCCTCCTCAGGCAGGTCGTGAACGAGCAGGTGCATCGGCAGATCGCCGGGTTCCAGTAGGTCGTTGTCGGCGAGCACTACCAAGCGCTGGATCGTGTTCTCGAGCTCGCGGATGTTACCCGGCCACGGGTAGCGCAGCAGCAGACGCAGCGTCTCGCTCGACACGCCGACTTCGCGCTCAGCCAGCTGGCCGAAGCGGCCGAGGAAGTGCTCGATGAGCAGCGGTAGGTCTTCTCGGCGGTCGCGAAGCGGGGGGAGGAAGACCGGCACCACGTTGAGGCGCCAGTAGAGGTCCTCGCGAAACTCGCCTTGCTTGGTCATGTGCTCGAGGTCGCGGTTGGTGGCGCTTACGATGCGCGCATCGGTGGTCAGCGTCTTTGTGCCGCCGAGCCGTTCGAATGTGCGCTCCTGGAGAACGCGCAGCAGCTTGGCCTGAAGGCCGGGGGAGACGTCGCCCACCTCGTCGAGGAAGATCGTGCCGCCCCGGGCCAGCTCGAAGCGTCCCTGCTTGCTAGCGACCGCACCCGTGAACGCACCCTTCTCGTAGCCGAAGAGTTCGGCCTCGAGGAGGTTTTCCGGTAACGCGGCGCAGTTGATCGCGATGAACGGGCCCTTGGGCCGCATTCCTTGGTAGTGGAGCGCGTGTGCGATGAGCTCTTTGCCGGTTCCCGATTCTCCGCGCAACAGCACCGTGGCCTGAGACATCGCAACCTTGGTGACGACGCGGAAGACCTCCTGCATCGAGTCGGAGTCGCCGATGATGTTGGGCATCGAGTAGCGGCCGCGCAGTTCTCGGCGAAGGCTTTCGCGCTTCTCGACCTCATGCTGGTAGGTCCAGTAGAGACGCACCGCGTGCGCGATGTTCGAGGCGACGATCTCGAGCACGCGCACGTCCTCGTCGAGCGAGACCGCGGCATCGCCAAACACGCGGTCTGCCGAGAGCACGCCGAGCACCTCCCCGCGTAGCACAATCGGCACGCTGATGAAGGCGATATCGGTCTTGGCCGGACGCGAACCAGTGCGGTTGAGGAAGAGCGGCTCTTCGCCGATGTTCGGCACGACCATCGCCTTGCCGCTAGAGACGACGCGGCCGACCACGCCCTCGCCGACGCGGTAGATGCCACGCGCGATCTCGGCTCGCGTCAGCCCGTGTGCGGCAGCGATTCGCAGCTCTCGCGTCTCGGGATGCACGAGCGCGACCGTGCCTCGCTGCAGGTCGAGGCTCTCGGCGAGCACTCGCATCGCTTTGCGCAGGTTGCGGTCGATGTCGAAGCTCGAGACCATCGTCTGGCTGACCTGGAGAAGCGCCGAGAGTTCGTCGGCAGGTGAAGCGCATGTATCTGTTTCCGGGATGGATTCAGGGGTCATACAGGCAGTGAACCATGCCCGTGTTTCCGTCCCATGAAGAGGGAGTTTCGGCCTGTGCACCCGGTTTGCGCACAAACATGACCATTTCAGTAAAGATTATGTTGCCGAGAGGTGTTTCTGGCACCGAGCTTGCGTGCTACACCGCACCCGACGACACGGGAACACGAGGAGACTGGCTGACATGACTGACATCCGCGGCGTTGCCGCTACCTACCACGCTCGACCCACTCGCGAGGGTGCCGGCGTGCACCTGCGTCGCGCTTTCGGCTTCGACCAAGTCCCGCGCTTCGACCCGTTCCTCATGCTCGACGACTTTCGCTCCGACGAGCCCCAGCACTTCAAGAAGGGCTTCCCGTGGCATCCGCACCGCGGCATCGAGACGGTGACCTACCTTCTGCGCGGCGACGTCGAGCACGCCGACTCCATCGGCAACTCCGGTGTGATCGGCTCGGGATGCGCGCAGTGGATGACGGCTGGCAGCGGCATCATCCACCAGGAGATGCCCCTCGGCGACGAGAACGGCGTGATCGAGGGCTTCCAGCTCTGGGTTAACCTTCCGGCCAGCGACAAGATGATGGCGCCGCGCTACCAAGGCGTCTCGGAGGACGAGATCCCACTGATCGTGACCGAGGGCGGCGTGGCCATCCGCATCATCGCAGGCACCGTCGACGACGTGACCGGGCCGATCTGCGACATCGTGACCGAGCCCGAATACCTCGACATAACGGTGCCGCCCAACTCCCGCTTCACACACCCGACGATGTTGGGGCACACGGTTTTCGCCTACGCGATCGCGGGCTCGGGCTGCTTCGCCGACGCGATGGACGCCGAGGCGTGCGTCTCCGACGGGACGACGGCCCTGTTCGACGACGGCGAGTCGGTCGTCGTGACCACGGCCACGCAGCCGCTTCGTTTCCTGCTGCTCTCGGGCAAGCCGATCGGCGAGCCTGTAAGCTGGGGCGGGCCTATCGTGATGAACACGCGCGAGGAACTCGAGGCCGCCTTCGAAGAGCTTGAGGAAGGCACGTTCATCCGCGAGAAGTAGCCGGACGATGCACGTGAACGGGTCCCGGCACCGTGCGCTGCGCCAAAGCTCGGGCCTGGGTGTCGCTTCTACTCGGGCAGATCTCCCGGCGCGCAGTCGCGGAAGCTCTCGGCGAAGCTCATGAAGGCGTAGACGTCGGCGAAGTTGCTCGCTATCCCCAACGACACGCGCATCGTGTTGGGCATCTTGCCGGTGGTGTCGCGGATGATGTCGCGGCATTCGGTGAACGTCACCGGCGCCGCCTTGCCCACGAAGCACTCGGCCATATCGTCGGGCGTTATATGGTGCGCGACCTCGCCGTCGCCCGGGTTGCAGAAGCAGCCTGTGCGCAGCGAGATGCCGCGACGCCCCGCGAGTTCTTCCATCCGGTCGACGTCGTAGGGCGCACCTTCGGGGTCGAGCAGGTAGAACGCGACGGTCGCTCCGCGGCATTCGGTGTCGAGCGGCCCAAACACCCGCACCATCGGCGCGCCGCTCGAATGCTGCAGCCGGCCCATCGCGCCGAGCAGCCAGTCGGTCAGCGCCATCACCCGATCGTGGATCGCGTCGATACCCACGGCCGAGACGTGCTCAAGCCCGATCTCGACGGCTGGCAGCCCGAGGTAGTCGACCGTGCCGTCCTCGAAGCCGACGTGCCCGGGAGCTAGATGGTGCCAGCCGCTGCCCTGCACCGAGGCCAACGTGATCGTCCCGCCAGCGAACCACGGGCGGCGCAGCTTGCGCAGGGCTTCTCGGCGAACGATGAGGGCGCCGATGCCGGTGGGGTAGCCGAACATCTTGTAGAACGACAGCGGCACGAAGTCAGGCTTGATCGCCGAGAGGTCGAGGCGGTTCGTGGGCGCGAACGCTGCACAGTCGAGCAGAACGTCCCAGCCCAACTCGTGGGCCTCGTCGATCCACTCGAGCGGGTGCTGCACGCCGCTGAAGTTGGACTGCGCAGGGAAAGCGAAGAGGTGGTTGTGGCCTTCGGCGACGCGCTTCAGCTCGCTAGTGACCATCGCGCAGTCGAGCCGCAGGTCGGGCTCGCCCACCGGCAGGTACGTGACCTCCGCGCCGGCAGCACGCGCGAACTCTCGGATGCCGTTGACCGAGTTGTGGTTGTCGTACGTCAGCAAGTAGCGATCGCCGGCGCCAAACGGGTACGACTCGCCGACGAGCTTGAGCGCCGCGCTTGCGTTGGCCGTGAACACCACGTCGTACTCGGCCGGGGCGGCGTTGAAGTACTCGAACACGGCGTTTCGAGCGCGCTCGACCAGAGCTGTGGACGCGCGCGACGTCGGATTGTGCGAGTGTGGATTGCCGAGAACTCCGATCCGCAACAACTCCTGATGCCGCTCGATTTGCGAAGCGGCGTACAGTCCGCCACCGGTGAAGTCGAGATAGACGTGCCCCAGCTCGTCGAGGCGGCCGTACTCGGCGGAGCGCAAGGCGTCGAGCGGTGTGCCGGCGCCGTAGCCGGGGTGCTCGGCGAGGAAAGCGGTCTGCGTGGCGCCGCGGCGCTCGGGGGTGAAGAGCGGGGTCGGACCTGCGGGTAGTGCGCAATCCATGAGTGCTCCTTGGCGTTCCGATGCCAGCGCGACGCCGATCGTTTGCTCGCTGTTAGCTGCACACGCACCGAGCGTCAGGCGCCCGGTGCGTGTCGAGGGTATCGCAATACGGTTTTCGGGTGGGCGTGGAACTGTGGCGTTAGTGGCCGGCGCAGAGGTTCTCGCTGCCGAACTCACGCAACTCGCCGGCGATAAAGGCCTCGACCGCCTGCCGAGGGGTAGGCGATTGGTCGTCGAAGAGCGCCTTCATACCGGTGCGGTTCATGGCCGAGAGCGGTCCACCGCCCATGCCCACGACGATGGCACCTCCTACACCAGCATCGGCCAGCATGCTCACGGTAATCGCACATCCACCGTGCGAGTGCGGTGGGTTGACCACGACGTCGCCGCCCACGATCTGGCCGTCAGCGACCTGCACGATCGTGAACGAATCGGCATGGCCAAAGTGTGCCGAACGCTCTCCATCGATGCCTCCGGGTCCGTTCGTTGGCACTGCGATCTTGATCTGTTCGCTCACGTGGTTCTCCAGTTCTGCTCGGTGGTTCTAGGCCCTTTTGGTGCTGAAGTCGCCGAACAAGCGGTACAGCAGGCAGAATCCGGTCGCTCCCGTGATCAGTGCGACGACACCTAAGACGTCGAGGACGATTCCCAGGGTGCCCTTCACAAAGAACAGCCCAACTCCTAGCAAGACCGCGCCTAAGACGAGCCGAATCACTCTATCCGCGTTCCCCTCGTTCACCTTCATGCGCTCAACTCCCCACGGGTTGTGCGAGGCGGTTGCCTCACAACGGTAGGCTGACTACAAGGCGCAGACAGCCGGCTTGATTGCCGAGACCAGCGAGTGCCTGGTCAGGCCGTCATGTGTGATGGCGTCGGCGAATCCGACCCTGCCGAGCAACGCCGCGATCTCCTCTGCCGGCACGCGGACACCGTGCGGCGGACCTCCGGCGTCGTCACCCGGTGCCCAATCGGCGATGACGACCGAGCCTCCGATGCGCAGCAGGCGAAGCGCCTCGCGGTACGTGGACGTGGGATCGGCGAGCTCGTGATGGACGTTGATCATGACGACGACGTCGGCCTCACCAGTGGGCAGCGGAACCACGGTCTCACGCGAGAGGGTAGGTTTGAGGCGCCCAGAGAGTGCGGAGGGCCGGTGCTCGAACATCCAGCGGACCATCGTCGGCTCCACGTCGACGGCGTACACGTCGGCGTTTGGCACGAGAGCAGCGAAGCGGCACGCGAACATCCCGGTCCCAGCGCCGATTTCGATGACGACGCGCGGATCGACTGCGTCGGCGGCCTGCCATATCGTCTCGGGATCCAGGTACTCGAAGCGTGCGGGGTCGTTCAGGCGCTCGAGCTTGCTGACATCGAACTTCTCATACGGCACTCGAGATCCTCCGGTTCTGCGCGCGGTCGAATCGACTATACCCCTTGGGGTATCACGGCGCCAGAGCCATAGCATCGAGCGCGCCTGTTCCAGGCAGGTGAACGGGCTGGCGCGGCGTAGTCTGGAGTTGCCGGCCTGCAGACAAGGAGTCACACGATGCCCCTCAACATCCTCGGTGGCCTGATTGCGGTGTTCATCGCACTGATTCTGTACTCGATAGGTGCCTGGGCTGCGTTTCGGGCCAGAGCCTTCTCGAACCGAACGCTGATGTTCCTGTGGGTCGGCGCGGTGTTCGACGTGCTGGCGACGTTCCTGATGGGGATGTCGATCGGGGGCTTGGACCTGCGGCCAGGCATACACATCGTGCACACCGTGCTCGCACTGGTCGCCATGTTCGGCATGATCATCGTGACGGCGGTCGCGCAGTGGGCTACCGCCACCAAGCGCC contains:
- a CDS encoding DUF2892 domain-containing protein, which produces MKVNEGNADRVIRLVLGAVLLGVGLFFVKGTLGIVLDVLGVVALITGATGFCLLYRLFGDFSTKRA
- a CDS encoding pirin family protein, giving the protein MTDIRGVAATYHARPTREGAGVHLRRAFGFDQVPRFDPFLMLDDFRSDEPQHFKKGFPWHPHRGIETVTYLLRGDVEHADSIGNSGVIGSGCAQWMTAGSGIIHQEMPLGDENGVIEGFQLWVNLPASDKMMAPRYQGVSEDEIPLIVTEGGVAIRIIAGTVDDVTGPICDIVTEPEYLDITVPPNSRFTHPTMLGHTVFAYAIAGSGCFADAMDAEACVSDGTTALFDDGESVVVTTATQPLRFLLLSGKPIGEPVSWGGPIVMNTREELEAAFEELEEGTFIREK
- a CDS encoding class I SAM-dependent methyltransferase translates to MPYEKFDVSKLERLNDPARFEYLDPETIWQAADAVDPRVVIEIGAGTGMFACRFAALVPNADVYAVDVEPTMVRWMFEHRPSALSGRLKPTLSRETVVPLPTGEADVVVMINVHHELADPTSTYREALRLLRIGGSVVIADWAPGDDAGGPPHGVRVPAEEIAALLGRVGFADAITHDGLTRHSLVSAIKPAVCAL
- a CDS encoding STAS domain-containing protein is translated as MDLAVVTSQRAGIPVLAFSGDLDGILVDEFERAVIETAQESCGSVIVDLGGVTYIDSQAFGRLLKAHVVLETSGGDIAIASSGADVTRIIRTFGADYLLGVFDDVDSAAAYLQPLIPHD
- a CDS encoding nitrogen fixation protein NifQ, with amino-acid sequence MAEMPTVHDPSASGEAMPTGSSVSAVGDLEVAAAVERFSDGAVEARFAEQVEERRVEFDAIVGMLLLQTTPGVNPAQAEVVARAIAAACLGEQHLWRDLELPNRGVLRRLFEAYFEPFAADNLMDMRWKKFLYRKLCRWGGFHTCKAPSCGACSSYSECFGTQA
- a CDS encoding aminotransferase class V-fold PLP-dependent enzyme yields the protein MDCALPAGPTPLFTPERRGATQTAFLAEHPGYGAGTPLDALRSAEYGRLDELGHVYLDFTGGGLYAASQIERHQELLRIGVLGNPHSHNPTSRASTALVERARNAVFEYFNAAPAEYDVVFTANASAALKLVGESYPFGAGDRYLLTYDNHNSVNGIREFARAAGAEVTYLPVGEPDLRLDCAMVTSELKRVAEGHNHLFAFPAQSNFSGVQHPLEWIDEAHELGWDVLLDCAAFAPTNRLDLSAIKPDFVPLSFYKMFGYPTGIGALIVRREALRKLRRPWFAGGTITLASVQGSGWHHLAPGHVGFEDGTVDYLGLPAVEIGLEHVSAVGIDAIHDRVMALTDWLLGAMGRLQHSSGAPMVRVFGPLDTECRGATVAFYLLDPEGAPYDVDRMEELAGRRGISLRTGCFCNPGDGEVAHHITPDDMAECFVGKAAPVTFTECRDIIRDTTGKMPNTMRVSLGIASNFADVYAFMSFAESFRDCAPGDLPE
- a CDS encoding sigma 54-interacting transcriptional regulator, whose amino-acid sequence is MTPESIPETDTCASPADELSALLQVSQTMVSSFDIDRNLRKAMRVLAESLDLQRGTVALVHPETRELRIAAAHGLTRAEIARGIYRVGEGVVGRVVSSGKAMVVPNIGEEPLFLNRTGSRPAKTDIAFISVPIVLRGEVLGVLSADRVFGDAAVSLDEDVRVLEIVASNIAHAVRLYWTYQHEVEKRESLRRELRGRYSMPNIIGDSDSMQEVFRVVTKVAMSQATVLLRGESGTGKELIAHALHYQGMRPKGPFIAINCAALPENLLEAELFGYEKGAFTGAVASKQGRFELARGGTIFLDEVGDVSPGLQAKLLRVLQERTFERLGGTKTLTTDARIVSATNRDLEHMTKQGEFREDLYWRLNVVPVFLPPLRDRREDLPLLIEHFLGRFGQLAEREVGVSSETLRLLLRYPWPGNIRELENTIQRLVVLADNDLLEPGDLPMHLLVHDLPEEGGGAGMSLEDEVEALERRRIVAALRKHAYVQAKAARELGVTPRQLGYKIRKYDLEAS
- a CDS encoding NifB/NifX family molybdenum-iron cluster-binding protein, whose product is MSEQIKIAVPTNGPGGIDGERSAHFGHADSFTIVQVADGQIVGGDVVVNPPHSHGGCAITVSMLADAGVGGAIVVGMGGGPLSAMNRTGMKALFDDQSPTPRQAVEAFIAGELREFGSENLCAGH